One genomic segment of Ipomoea triloba cultivar NCNSP0323 chromosome 9, ASM357664v1 includes these proteins:
- the LOC116029105 gene encoding F-box protein At3g07870-like, with protein MSAYFSSMEYSKESKSKKQKCRSGENHPRDDMASLPREVSLDILSRLPITSLVQFRSVCKSWHNLSRDHQLVHLHLSRTSNDNPCLIFHCKYPIRNWLYFVLLSGRDDDEQVVRRIDPPFAADFNVVGSCAGLLCLADSLFHSSLFIYNPFTGNHKELPKSITFQHQEQKVVSGFGFHPISKQYKVIKIVYYATDPSYCRPSGRVRTRCFNRSDVQVLSLDSSNWRSIGEAPYWLEFGSTGVLVNGRLHWLRRNSGYYLDGSIASFDLAEERFQDIPKPYFGEISSLMVLQGCLSGVTFDNRCLKIWVMKEYERKESWVKQFTIESSLIPSFDYPKLPYKLWKDVLWCIPAVRVLCLVKNGELLIQCKGVGLVAYNPESGVFRHLNFPGLPNIFLTIVHLASLNWIDIAI; from the coding sequence ATGTCTGCTTATTTTTCATCTATGGAGTACAGTAAAGAAAGTAAATCCAAGAAGCAGAAGTGCAGGTCCGGTGAAAATCACCCGAGAGATGATATGGCTTCTCTACCCCGAGAAGTTTCCCTCGACATACTTTCCAGGCTTCCCATTACATCTCTCGTGCAATTCAGGTCAGTATGCAAATCCTGGCACAACTTGTCTCGTGATCATCAGCTTGTTCATTTGCACCTGTCTCGAACATCAAACGACAATCCATGCCTCATATTTCACTGTAAATATCCCATCAGAAACTGGCTTTACTTTGTTTTGTTGTCTGGTCGTGATGATGATGAGCAAGTAGTCAGAAGAATCGATCCCCCTTTTGCAGCAGACTTTAATGTGGTAGGATCATGTGCTGGCCTGTTATGTCTAGCTGATTCTTTGTTCCACTCTTCTCTGTTCATATATAATCCTTTTACTGGGAACCACAAAGAACTGCCAAAATCCATTACATTTCAGCACCAGGAACAAAAGGTGGTTTCTGGATTCGGGTTTCACCCGATTTCTAAGCAGTACAAGGTGATCAAGATTGTCTACTATGCCACTGACCCGAGCTACTGCAGGCCTTCTGGTAGGGTCAGGACTCGCTGTTTCAACCGATCAGATGTTCAAGTGCTCAGCCTTGACAGCAGCAATTGGAGAAGCATTGGAGAAGCCCCTTACTGGCTGGAATTCGGGTCAACCGGGGTGCTGGTGAACGGAAGGCTGCACTGGTTAAGAAGAAATTCCGGGTATTATCTCGATGGGAGCATTGCATCCTTTGATCTAGCTGAGGAGCGGTTTCAGGACATCCCGAAACCTTATTTTGGCGAGATCAGCAGCCTTATGGTTCTACAAGGTTGTCTTTCTGGCGTGACATTCGATAATAGGTGTTTGAAGATTTGGGTGATGAAAGAATATGAGAGGAAAGAGTCCTGGGTGAAACAGTTCACAATTGAGTCTTCATTAATCCCCAGTTTTGACTATCCAAAGCTACCATATAAGCTGTGGAAAGATGTTTTATGGTGCATCCCTGCAGTGAGAGTTCTGTGCCTTGTGAAAAATGGTGAGTTGCTGATACAGTGCAAAGGTGTTGGCCTGGTTGCATATAATCCTGAGAGTGGTGTGTTTAGGCATCTAAACTTTCCTGGGCTGCCTAATATCTTTCTCACAATTGTTCATCTTGCTAGCCTTAATTGGATTGATATTGCTATTTGA
- the LOC116028902 gene encoding transmembrane protein 256 homolog isoform X1 produces MKSSSVITEFTEKRRRLLVERLPEFLLPPTGQATLQQNMRRRDAKNPQLKTKNSMKRVAMDPYMWHKIAAISGVAALGLGTYGAHAFKPKNPAYKEVWQTASLYHLVHTAALLASPITKRPHIFGGLLTAGICAFSGTCYAVAYLEDRKYSKLAPFGGFAFIAAWGSLLV; encoded by the exons ATGAAGTCATCATCAGTCATCACGGAGTTTACCgagaaacgacgtcgtttgttGGTCGAGAGGTTACCTGAATTCCTGCTACCCCCAACTGGCCAGGCCACTCTACAACAAAATATGAGAAGGCGAGACGCAAAAAACCCACAACTGAAAACAAAGAATTCAATGAAGAGAGTGGCAATGGATCCTTATATGTGGCATAAAATTGCTGCAATTTCTG GTGTGGCTGCTCTTGGATTGGGCACTTACGGCGCCCACGCATTCAAGCCAAAAAATCCTGCTTACAAAGAG GTCTGGCAAACTGCATCACTATATCACTTGGTTCACACAGCCGCTCTTCTTGCTTCTCCAATTACCAAACGACCTCACATT TTTGGAGGGCTTTTAACTGCTGGAATTTGTGCGTTTTCTGGAAC GTGTTACGCAGTTGCATATCTTGAAGACAGAAAGTATTCTAAGTTAGCACCATTTGGTGGTTTTGCATTTATTGCTGCTTGGGGAAGTTTGTTGGTTTAA
- the LOC116028902 gene encoding uncharacterized protein LOC116028902 isoform X2: MKSSSVITEFTEKRRRLLVERLPEFLLPPTGQATLQQNMRRRDAKNPQLKTKNSMKRVAMDPYMWHKIAAISGVAALGLGTYGAHAFKPKNPAYKEFGGLLTAGICAFSGTCYAVAYLEDRKYSKLAPFGGFAFIAAWGSLLV; the protein is encoded by the exons ATGAAGTCATCATCAGTCATCACGGAGTTTACCgagaaacgacgtcgtttgttGGTCGAGAGGTTACCTGAATTCCTGCTACCCCCAACTGGCCAGGCCACTCTACAACAAAATATGAGAAGGCGAGACGCAAAAAACCCACAACTGAAAACAAAGAATTCAATGAAGAGAGTGGCAATGGATCCTTATATGTGGCATAAAATTGCTGCAATTTCTG GTGTGGCTGCTCTTGGATTGGGCACTTACGGCGCCCACGCATTCAAGCCAAAAAATCCTGCTTACAAAGAG TTTGGAGGGCTTTTAACTGCTGGAATTTGTGCGTTTTCTGGAAC GTGTTACGCAGTTGCATATCTTGAAGACAGAAAGTATTCTAAGTTAGCACCATTTGGTGGTTTTGCATTTATTGCTGCTTGGGGAAGTTTGTTGGTTTAA
- the LOC116029387 gene encoding uncharacterized protein LOC116029387 has protein sequence MEPNVDEALRAKVNAEKRFAEKDFLGAKNYALKAQMLCPDLEGVAQMVVTFGVHSAAEMKINGEIDFYAILGLDPSADKSHVKKQYKKMAVLLHPDKNKSVGADGAFKLVSEAWTVLSDNGKRSSYDHRRNMYSMHTTTSGNFDNYKSSASQNRLDTFWTVCSTCHVQYEYLRKYVNKRLSCKNCRGVFIAVETGLAPVDGSYPYCSWSYRPENGHRSHGSGVTYVPGASVYCANNGVSGRHSGHGSDYASNLSFQWIPGNSSSVADPSGLSSVTVSQKEKVKGTRQRGHWKQHMKKVTADYVPLDGNAIHNPHQGAKRGRPAKKMKVEFEGANNSEVPSQTAVEVGVANVRNVNPKHNSKLCTASETCFKVPPAPALDTRQLLINKARTVICKKLEEIKLVEEKKKALAENGESSKRPKREGRASAGHQSELRKTGSMTITVPDSDFHDFDKDRAEECFKPKQIWALYDEEDGMPRLYCLIRQVISLKPFKIHISYLSSKSDTEFGSVNWLCSGFTKSCGHFRAFNSEIVEQVNIFSHLLSREKAGRGGCVRIFPKSGDIWAVYRNWSPDWNRSTPDEVRHQYEMVEVLDDYSEELGVCVAPLVKVEGYKTVYKRDSNKEAIRWIQRREMLRFSHMVPSCLLKGDGTNIPEGCWDLDPAATPDELLQGVDNMEHERSAQPENSPRNNAAEEPSENKMEQCAATDLGQQKNSAISDESYEVATIGLQGVQDISNQEENQLKPPNEVPRFATDVHNREKPCQTEHFSSTPGPGEHLHTVTKV, from the coding sequence ATGGAACCCAACGTAGATGAGGCTCTTAGAGCTAAGGTAAATGCTGAAAAGAGATTTGCTGAGAAGGACTTTTTGGGTGCGAAGAATTATGCTTTGAAAGCTCAAATGTTGTGCCCTGATTTAGAGGGCGTAGCTCAAATGGTGGTAACTTTTGGAGTTCACAGTGCTGCTGAGATGAAAATTAATGGAGAGATTGATTTCTATGCAATCCTAGGATTGGACCCATCTGCAGATAAGTCTCATGTGAAAAAACAGTATAAAAAGATGGCCGTGCTACTTCACCCTGACAAGAACAAAAGTGTTGGAGCTGATGGGGCATTTAAGCTTGTTTCAGAGGCATGGACTGTACTGTCTGATAATGGTAAAAGAAGCTCTTATGATCACAGGAGAAATATGTACTCTATGCACACTACTACATCTGGCAATTTTGATAACTACAAGTCTTCAGCCTCTCAAAACAGACTTGATACATTTTGGACTGTGTGCTCCACCTGTCATGTTCAGTATGAGTATCTCAGAAAGTATGTAAACAAAAGGCTTTCTTGTAAGAATTGCCGTGGCGTTTTTATTGCTGTTGAGACAGGGTTGGCCCCAGTGGATGGTTCCTATCCATACTGCTCCTGGTCCTATAGGCCTGAGAATGGGCACCGGAGCCATGGAAGCGGCGTCACATATGTTCCAGGAGCATCTGTCTATTGTGCAAATAATGGGGTCTCCGGACGTCATTCTGGACATGGCTCAGACTATGCTTCCAATTTATCCTTTCAGTGGATTCCTGGAAATTCCTCTAGTGTCGCGGATCCCAGTGGATTGTCTTCTGTCACTGTTTCCCAAAAGGAGAAAGTAAAGGGCACTAGACAAAGAGGTCATTGGAAACAACACATGAAAAAGGTGACAGCTGATTATGTTCCACTTGATGGGAATGCTATTCATAATCCACATCAGGGGGCCAAACGTGGTAGGCCTGCTAAGAAGATGAAAGTTGAATTTGAAGGAGCTAATAATTCTGAAGTGCCTTCTCAGACTGCTGTGGAAGTGGGAGTTGCCAATGTTCGTAATGTGAATCCAAAGCATAATTCTAAGCTTTGTACTGCGTCTGAGACTTGTTTCAAAGTTCCTCCTGCCCCTGCTTTGGATACAAGACAGTTATTAATTAACAAGGCCAGAACAGTAATATGTAAGAAGCTGGAAGAGATAAAGCTGGTAGAGGAGAAGAAAAAGGCCCTTGCTGAAAATGGGGAGTCCAGTAAAAGACCTAAAAGAGAAGGTCGGGCCAGTGCAGGACATCAATCAGAGCTAAGGAAAACAGGCTCCATGACAATAACAGTCCCAGATTCTGACTTCCATGATTTTGACAAAGATAGAGCTGAGGAATGCTTTAAACCGAAGCAAATATGGGCTCTATATGATGAAGAAGATGGAATGCCACGCTTGTATTGTCTGATTCGGCAAGTTATCTCTCTAAAACCATTCAAGATTCATATAAGCTACTTAAGCTCAAAATCAGATACTGAATTTGGGTCAGTGAATTGGTTGTGTTCTGGTTTTACCAAATCCTGTGGACATTTTAGGGCATTTAACTCTGAAATTGTTGAGCAGGTTAACATtttctctcatcttctgagTAGGGAGAAGGCTGGTAGGGGAGGTTGTGTTAGAATCTTTCCCAAAAGTGGGGATATTTGGGCTGTATACCGGAACTGGTCACCAGATTGGAATAGATCAACCCCAGATGAAGTTCGACACCAGTATGAGATGGTGGAGGTCCTTGATGACTATTCTGAAGAACTTGGTGTCTGTGTTGCTCCTTTGGTCAAAGTGGAGGGATATAAGACTGTTTATAAAAGGGACAGTAACAAGGAAGCCATTCGGTGGATTCAGAGAAGAGAGATGTTGCGATTTTCACATATGGTTCCATCTTGTTTACTGAAAGGGGATGGCACCAACATACCAGAGGGATGCTGGGATCTTGACCCTGCTGCTACTCCAGATGAACTTCTCCAGGGAGTAGATAATATGGAGCATGAAAGGTCTGCACAACCGGAAAATTCTCCCAGAAACAATGCAGCAGAAGAACCCTCTGAGAATAAAATGGAACAATGTGCCGCAACAGATCTTGGGCAACAAAAGAACTCTGCTATTTCAGATGAGTCCTATGAGGTGGCTACAATTGGACTACAGGGGGTTCAAGATAtctcaaaccaagaagaaaaCCAATTAAAACCGCCCAATGAGGTTCCTCGATTTGCAACAGATGTGCATAACAGAGAAAAACCTTGCCAAACAGAACATTTCAGTTCTACTCCAGGCCCTGGTGAGCATCTCCATACTGTAACCAAGGTATAG